CCCTTTTTTGATATCGTTACTTGTTGCCATTAATATATTATATTCTTTTATTTATTATTCTCTTTATTTACCAAATCAACTATATCCTCTAGGTAATACTGATTGGCTTTTAGTTTTGAAATCACCTCCGGATCATTATCTGTAAGTTTAACAATAAGTTTTGTATCCACTACCAATCCAAAGCTGACATCTCTTTTATCAGAGGTATTATTTGATTTTTCAATATCAACCAAAAGAACCTTGTAAGAATTTCCTTTTTTATCCTTCCACGCAAACTTAGGTGTTAAACCTGCATTCAAAGCACCTCCTAACAAGCCTCCTCCGTAAGGATTATTGTATGAAATTGCTTTTTTATCTTTTACTTCATCCAGATAGATCAAAAAATATTTCTTCCCGATTACATTGACTCTTGCAAATGTATCAAAAGAATAGATATACGCTGCATAGGTCATGCTAAAATACAGGTTATCCTGATACTTCATCAGCCATGCTCTATTCTCCTTCTTTGCCTTTTTATCCGTATCTGCAAATCTGAATGCCGACATTTTGATGTAATCTTCATTCTGACTTTTTACTTCTGCATAAACATTGGGTTTAGCCAGGCTGTCTTTTTTATAGTCTGAGAAGCCGTAATAGAACTCCATCCCTGTTATCCTTTGGTTCTGGGAAAGGCAAAAATGGGAAATTGCCAATGCAAAAAGAAAAGATAATTTTTTCATTAATTACTATCTTTACCTGTTCCGTAACCTTTTACGATACCTCTTGGTGAATTTTGAATAAACTGTAAGATTTCATCTCTTTCAGCCGTTGGAAGCATTTCTTTTTCAATATGGGAAATAGCCTGAGAAACGTTCATCTTCATCTGAAAGATCGCTCTGTAGATTTTCTGGATTTCAAAGATCTTTTCGTTAGTAAAACCTCTTCTTCTTAAACCAACAGAATTGATCCCAGCATAAGACATAGGCTCTCTTGCTACTTTTACATAAGGTGGAATATCTTTTCTTACCAGAGTTCCTCCGGAAATCATGACATGTTTTCCGATTTTACCAAATTGGTGAACTGCTGATAAACCTCCCATTACCGTATAATCTCCAATCTCCACGTGCCCTGCAATACCACAACCGTTGACAATGATAACGTGATCTCCGATAACGCAGTCATGGGCAATATGCGAAGTTGCCATAATAAGACAGTGGGCTCCAATTTTGGTAAACCCTAAGGCTTTTGTCCCTCTGTTTACGGTAACACATTCTCTGATTGTCGTTTCGTCACCGATAATCACCTGGGTATCTTCACCATCAAATTTCAGATCCTGGGGAATTGCAGAGATTACCGTTCCAGGGAAAATCCTACAGTTTTTTCCTATTCTTGCACCATCCATAATGGTTACATTAGGACCAATCCATGTTCCTTCTCCAATTTCTACGTCCCCTGCAATGGTAGTGAAAGGTTCTACGATTACATTTTTGCTGATTTTCGCACGTTTATCTACGGCTGCTAATTGATGAATCATTTAATCAACTTTATTTTTTGCAACTTGAGCCATAAGCTCTGCTTCTACTGCTACAGTATCTCCTACATATCCATATCCCTGCATATGAACAATTCCTCTTCTGATAGGCTCTATCAATTCAATTTTGAATATAAGCGTATCTCCCGGAATTACTTTTCTCTTGAATTTCACCTTATCAATTTTGATGAAATAAGTAGAGTAGTTTTCAGGATCCGGAACGCTAGCCAGTACAAGAATTCCTCCTGTCTGTGCCAATGCTTCTACCTGAAGTACTCCAGGCATTACAGGTTCTTTAGGGAAGTGTCCAACGAAGAATGGCTCATTCATCGTAACATTTTTCAGACCTACCACGTGAGAATCTGAAAGTTCAAGAACCTTATCAATCAATAAAAATGGAGGTCTGTGAGGCATAAGCTTCATAATTCCGTTGATATCGAATACGGGTTCTTTTGTCAGGTCAAAATCCGGAACATTTTTCTTTTTCTGCAGTTTCCACTGACGGTTCAGTTTTTTTGCAAACTGAGTGTTTACAAAGTGTCCAGGTTTGTTGGCAATTACCTTACCTTTTATTTTCACTCCTGCCAAAGCAAGGTCACCAATTACATCCAGTAATTTGTGTCTTGCAGCTTCGTTAGGATAATTTAAATTAAGATTGTCCAGAATACCATTGGGTCTGATCGATACATTGTCTTTTCCAAAGGCTTTCTTTAATTTTTCTGTAGTTTCAGGCGTAAGATCTTTATCTACATATACAATAGCGTTAGAAATATCTCCACCTTTGATCAAACCATGATCTAAAAGCATTTCCAACTCATGCAGGAAGCTAAATGTTCTTGCTGATGAGATTTCGTCTTTAAATTCTGAAATATTTTTAAGAGTAGCATTCTGAGTACCTAATACTTTAGTCCCAAAATCTACCATGGTAGTTACTTCGTAAGTATCTGAAGGAATAATTGTGATTTCCGAACCTGTAGCCGGATCACTGTACGTAAGAACTTCTTTTACCACAAGATATTCTCTTGCTACCGTTTGTTCTGCTACTCCAACACTTTCGATTGCTTCCACAAAGTATTTTGAAGATCCGTCCAAAATTGGAGGTTCAGAGGCATCCATTTCTAAAACTGCGTTGTCAATATCACAACCAACCAGGGCTGCTAAAAGGTGTTCGCATGTGGTAATTTTTACCCCTAATTTTTCTAATGTAGTTCCTCTTTCTGTTGCTACAACATAATTTACATCTGCTTCTACCTGAGGATGTCCCTCCAAGTCTGTTCTTACAAATACAAAACCTGTATTTTCTTTTGCAGGTTTAATGGTAAGTTTTACTTCTTTACCCGTATGAAGGCCAATTCCAGAAAGAGTTACCTCTTGCTGAAGTGTTTTTTGCATATCACTCATTAGTATTATCTTTTGAGTTATTCTCAAGATTATTTATTCTATTTACTATTCCAGGTAAGTTCCTGAAATGAACATAGCTCCTCAAATAGTCATTGTAACTGATAGCCGGTGAGCCGTACAATGTTTCTCTGTCATTAACGCTGGAATTCACGCCACTTTGAGCCTGGATTTTCACCTGATTTCCTATTTTGATATGTCCTACAATACCTACCTGACCACCAATCTGATTCCAGTCACCAATTGTAGTAGAACCGGCAATTCCCGCTTGTGCAGCAATCACATTATTCTGACCAATTTTCACGTTATGAGCAATCTGAATCAGATTATCAATTTTAGTTCCTTTACCAATAATAGTAGAGCCTATTGTAGCTCTGTCAATACTACAGTTTGAACCGATTTCAACATCGTCTTCAATAATTACATTTCCAAGCTGTGGTATTTTTTTGAAGCCTTCAGCGGTTGGCTGGAAACCAAAACCATCACCTCCAATTACCGTATTGGAATGAATGACACAGTTATCCCCAATAATACAGTAGTCGTAAATTCTGGCTCCACTGTCTATTTTACAGTTTTTACCAATTTTCACTCCT
This region of Chryseobacterium culicis genomic DNA includes:
- the lpxA gene encoding acyl-ACP--UDP-N-acetylglucosamine O-acyltransferase, with amino-acid sequence MIHQLAAVDKRAKISKNVIVEPFTTIAGDVEIGEGTWIGPNVTIMDGARIGKNCRIFPGTVISAIPQDLKFDGEDTQVIIGDETTIRECVTVNRGTKALGFTKIGAHCLIMATSHIAHDCVIGDHVIIVNGCGIAGHVEIGDYTVMGGLSAVHQFGKIGKHVMISGGTLVRKDIPPYVKVAREPMSYAGINSVGLRRRGFTNEKIFEIQKIYRAIFQMKMNVSQAISHIEKEMLPTAERDEILQFIQNSPRGIVKGYGTGKDSN
- a CDS encoding bifunctional UDP-3-O-[3-hydroxymyristoyl] N-acetylglucosamine deacetylase/3-hydroxyacyl-ACP dehydratase, whose amino-acid sequence is MSDMQKTLQQEVTLSGIGLHTGKEVKLTIKPAKENTGFVFVRTDLEGHPQVEADVNYVVATERGTTLEKLGVKITTCEHLLAALVGCDIDNAVLEMDASEPPILDGSSKYFVEAIESVGVAEQTVAREYLVVKEVLTYSDPATGSEITIIPSDTYEVTTMVDFGTKVLGTQNATLKNISEFKDEISSARTFSFLHELEMLLDHGLIKGGDISNAIVYVDKDLTPETTEKLKKAFGKDNVSIRPNGILDNLNLNYPNEAARHKLLDVIGDLALAGVKIKGKVIANKPGHFVNTQFAKKLNRQWKLQKKKNVPDFDLTKEPVFDINGIMKLMPHRPPFLLIDKVLELSDSHVVGLKNVTMNEPFFVGHFPKEPVMPGVLQVEALAQTGGILVLASVPDPENYSTYFIKIDKVKFKRKVIPGDTLIFKIELIEPIRRGIVHMQGYGYVGDTVAVEAELMAQVAKNKVD
- the lpxD gene encoding UDP-3-O-(3-hydroxymyristoyl)glucosamine N-acyltransferase; its protein translation is MEFTASQIASFIDGKIIGDENALITGVSPIENGESGHLSFIAQDRFSHFLDSSKCSVIIVSEQLLEKNHYNPTLIVVKDAYLSFQILMNLYQEMQGRKEGIENGSSIHDTAVIGDKAYIGAFTYVSEKAKIGEGSQIYPHVYIGKGVKIGKNCKIDSGARIYDYCIIGDNCVIHSNTVIGGDGFGFQPTAEGFKKIPQLGNVIIEDDVEIGSNCSIDRATIGSTIIGKGTKIDNLIQIAHNVKIGQNNVIAAQAGIAGSTTIGDWNQIGGQVGIVGHIKIGNQVKIQAQSGVNSSVNDRETLYGSPAISYNDYLRSYVHFRNLPGIVNRINNLENNSKDNTNE